TGAGGGATGCCATGCGTGTCGTCAATATCCATGAAGCCAAGACCCACCTGTCCCGGCTGATCGATGCCGCCACAAAGGGTGAAAGCTTCATCATCGCCAGGGCCGGCAAGCCGGTTGTGCGGGTCAGCCCTGTCTGTGCCCCTGAGGAACAGCACAGGCAGCGTCTGGGCTTTCTGACTGGCAAAATCCAAGTCCCGGAC
The genomic region above belongs to Komagataeibacter sucrofermentans DSM 15973 and contains:
- a CDS encoding type II toxin-antitoxin system Phd/YefM family antitoxin — protein: MRVVNIHEAKTHLSRLIDAATKGESFIIARAGKPVVRVSPVCAPEEQHRQRLGFLTGKIQVPDDFDHMGHEEIGVLFDGQA